The Solanum stenotomum isolate F172 unplaced genomic scaffold, ASM1918654v1 scaffold13383, whole genome shotgun sequence DNA segment tatgatcatttattACCCATGaaggctacatggtttatggagacttgagttaatatgaactcgcatccccatatcggtgttcaatactactctcaaaatatacttagctcatatgtttttaaaacaaacttctttctttgatttgagataattactcaaaaacttagcttaaaagctctcttggaatcgatgttccctttcttgctcaaatgtgaaaacattttaaactctttgggaatacatagtccccatatacttctttgaaaaaatgaacttcaaatctttactctttgcttaacttaaaacttaagtcttagaacaaagttaaaatatttgtgaaagacttttgaaaactttgaagaacttctcttgacttgcttcttaacttctaacttgactcttaactttccttgaattgaattatggattcaaggattgtgatttgtgataggaaagatctcatgatgtttagaaaagattttagatagctaaacatgagaaaagatcaaaatttcacTGCTTGAGGGTGGGTCGCGACGTGGAGAagcatttaaattttggtttcgaaaagaacttttgaggcagaacggtctgtAATCGCTCCGCGACGCGAAACGACTTTTCCCAAAACTGGGAACTAGCTCTGCGAAGCGGAGGCATTGCCAAATTTCgaccgacgaaatttcttcttcgttttccaactCTAAATCCTCTAGACTgcatggttctttccccaaacacttagaatcaattatatgttcaaagtacatcagattctactcaaaatcaaaccaaaaatcaCGGATTCGGATCAAACAACTCCTCAATGATTTCAACGAATCAAGAATTTAATAGAACTTCAACAAACCCAttaagaactcaatttctaagctttcaagaacttaaattcgctgaaataaatcatgattggtgcgtgggtgaactaacccaatgctatgtgatctcacataccttttagggatcacccccgacaaaatccacaagttatccttgacgaaatcgacgaatcttgaacgttcttctcctttctcctcttttctcctcttctccaagccctagcgtattttggtaaaagtgtaaactgatctaattctgattagaccctaacttaattaccaaaaacgaaataacATAATTaggcaaggaaaagaccaaactaccctttaaaaattcggattggactttcctaattccaacaacccaacttccaaaaggaataactcactcatatgaactcggaatcgcacaaactcagcggcgttggaaatatcattCCAAGATCTTcataccatatctggaagtacacctaactcatcttatAATTGGGTGGGGTTTAATTAGTAATGGGTGGGTAGTGGGttggtttataaattatattaataaattaaattataaccAACAGTTGAGCAccaagtatttaaaaaaatatttaaatagtttaaatttaaaaccGTTAAATAAGTGGTCAATTTTGAACCCAAAGGTGGATGAGAAGGGTATTTTGGAGTCAATAGGTTGATGAAAAGGGTATTTtggagccaataggtggatgagGGGTAGTTTTGTACCATTTCCAATACTTCGAGGGTATTTTAGGCCATTTTCCCTAGAAAAAAAGAATGTGGAGtgtttttttgttgtaaatgttcctacattaataaaatatttatgtgtaataaattaagtaatttacttttataatacaataattaatttgaattaaaaaaagtcaaagaagaaaataaaaaagataaattatgtttctcctttattataAGTGAGACaaaccaataataataataaaaagaatgtGAAGAGCTATGTTGTAAATGTTCctccattaataaaatatttatttgtaataaatttattaatttatttttacaatataataattaatttaattttttttaaaagccaaaaaaaaaatgagaaaaaggatAAATGCAAATGGAAGCCATAAAGAGGTGCCACTTTACCttgtctatgtttctcctttattatatatacatattttacttAAGTAAATGCAAAGTTTCTaattgtaaaattatttatagatGTAAGGCAGATTCACCTTATAGTTAAATGGTTTTAGGCGACACCATTTCATCGAAAAATCTTACGAAATATAAGCAACTATTTCAATTATTGGATGTATtagttaatttcaaatttttttgttgactCATCTTAGTTTCAATTATTGCATGAATTAGTTCATACTGAAAAAGCATCCAGTGGCAAATTACATATATCTATGAAATTTGATAATCTTCTCATAGTAATAAGGTGAGCGGATCCTATTGCGGTTGGCAAAAAAAAAGTCCAACttataaactattttttaattaggtTATAATGTAAggatatatattgaaaaatataatttttttttaatgtttgattgattaaaatattttggaatatttttatttgagaaaaaacaagtttctttaagaaaaaggaaaatgacaAGACGGGTTGGTAAGATCATGGTAAGCAACTTTCACCTCTGATCCTACCGTTGTTGGGTTCAAGTCACTAAGTGAGCAAAAAAGGTGAGagcttttataaaaataaatcacaagacttgtgattaattttttttggaggatCTTAGTAGTTCGATTAGTTTGCTAAAATTAGAACTTTCACTTTATTGGTGAGGGCTCAATTTTCACCTGGTAACACCCTCTATCcccaatataattttttaaaaattaagaaaaatacgtaaaaataaaaaaaagacttcataaatgaaaatagaaaaaacaagtTCCATACATAAATGACATTCCACGTTCATTATCTCTTGATCCTCCCCACCCACCCAAAGCCCTCAACCCCCATCCCTTGACCATCTCCCCAACCCCTATCGAGCCTCTCCCAAACCTTATGTTATAGGGGATCaaatatggaataaaaatgcaggtattatttttcttggtgaataaacaaattttatttattaccaagTGATCGACAGTTACAAAATATAGGGAGGAGCTAAGCAACACACCACACATATAGATGTAAAATAGTAGCAAATGCATTACGTTTCGTATCAAAATGTGAAGTTTCTTGCATAAGATCGATCAGTttctcattttaattttaactattaAATGCTAGTTAATTTTGTTAACATATACTAATCTTTAAtgtaattaaattttgatttccatTCTTTGtttcctattaaattaaagctgATTTACAATTTACTTCCACTTCACCTTTTTTTCTAAGATATTTGCGATTCATTAAAGAgggttatttttctttttttaaaaaacattttcagTGAAAATATGAGTCCAAGATTTATGATGGTTGTTGCTATTGTGGGTGTTCTCATTTGCGGAACTAATTGCGAAGGTAGAAAACTGTTAGAGGACTGTGCTCAAGATGATGATCAGAATTCCACTCAAACTGATCAACCAGTTCTAGTTCCATATGGCGTCGATTTGACTCAAGTACGTGATAAAGGAAATTCGTATATAACAGGTGAGCCAATTGATCCCGACGATCTTGCACGTTTTAACAATTTTCAGCAATCTGCTCACATTGAGCAATCAAATGAAAATCCATGTGACTTAAATAAATCAGATATGCCTACATTGGATGGGCCAAATGGTGTTGGAGAGCCACTTTTAACTACTGAGCAGAATTCCACTCAAATTGATCAATCAAATCAAATTCCATTTGGCTCTGATTTGACTGAAGTACCTGATCAATCAAACTCGAATACATTTGATGGATCAATTGGTATCGATGAGTACTTTTAACCGCTGATCAAGATTTCATTCAAATCAATATTCATTTGTCTTTGATTTGACTCTTATACATGATCAATCAAATAACTAATTTTCGTCTATGTAAGCAATTTAGTCACGTTACATTACATGTTTATTatacatgtataaataatacttAATATCATTACCTGAGAAAATCACCAAGGAAACTTTATTTGAAAAGTAGATGATGTTAAGCAACAATTTCTCAAACTCATTTACGTatagtcaaatttaaattttcaaaatatcgATGTATATCATTTATCGAAAAATAAACACTTAGATCGATTATTTAGAACAATCAGTAGCCTTAAAGGATACTCTCTTATTCTTTAAATCATAACCAACCAAGAAATTCATCTGTGCAATATTCCCAAAAATTTGACCACCATATGATGCAGCAAAAGCAAAGCACATTGAACTATCACTTGTCGCCACAAATGTATTCCATGGACCCAATCTCAGATCTGCACCTATAAAATGCATCGTAATTATCGGAATTTTATCGATGGAAAGAGATTTGTAGCACAAATTTAAAGAACCAGTTGGATCCGCCACAGTGGGCAGCTTGATTGCACTCTTCACCATTGATTCCAGTTTCACGTAGATTTCAGGCGAAAACAGAGTTAAAACTGTGCCTGAATCGATAATAATGTTACCTTCTCCGTAAGAGAATGACACATTTCGGAAATCCAATCTTTCTTTACCCACACTAACACCTTCCAGTGTGAGAAAATAGTACGTTGCTGGGAATTTTCGAGCTAATGGTGTTGTAACAACTGTATCTCCTGGAACAAATCCGTCTGTACCAAAATGGATTTTGCTTTTAGGAATATAGGTTTTCTGTTGATAAAACGGAGCTAAACAGTAGGAGAATTTTCCCCCAATTGACGAACCCATTTGGGAAATTAACGAAAATTTTCCACCTCCAAGCCCTACAATCCCTGATTCTTTGTCACCACTGAATGTACCTGCATTATTGTGTCCACATCCAATAActgttttcttcaatttcactcGTTTGTTTTTCGATGATCCAAATCGTATCGTCTCTGTTGCTAAATCACCAATGCTGTACGAATTATCTCCGTACCTGACGTGATACCTGCaggtcttcttcttcatcctGTTGCAGGACGTTGGAAAATTGGTGGCGTGACACATTTTCGAACTGCAATGTAAGGGTTTATAAGTTGATGATTTTTTTGGGTTGAAGATGCGAGATTGTTGCTTGAAGCAATTTTTACAGGGTAAACATTGAGTCCATGTGAGGTCGCTGCCAGTATCAGCGACCCCTAAGGTATGCACAGGAGGCGTACCTATGGAGTATCTCATGAGATACTCTCCGTTGTTGGAAGCAACAACGACAGAGGATGAGGGCGAACAAAGACTAATGGAACGATTGAATGAGCGATGAAATGAATTGTTCATTCGCTCCGTAAAACTTAAGGAAGGATCATAAAAGGGGGAGTTTGGTGAATCTCTATGAATGAGATCAATGCTAAAAACATTGTTCATAGCTTTTGTGAATTGAAATATTGAAGAAAGTAGAATAACAAAGATggtgaaaaatgaataatttgtCACACAATTTGCCATTGTTTTAGACATTTTTAGTTTGACTGTATGTGATGTGATTTATACTTGTAACATTTATTCAAACTGAACTTAATATGATTTTACTATAATTAAATTGAGGAAATTATGTTAATCCAGAAATAATGATGATTCAATCTGTAATTCTACTTTCATTACATAAGTTAATGTAGGAGTATTTTTCTTGTCTAATATGCAAAGCTTTATTTGACCCGCATtgaatataatttgaaattgtTCAATTCTTTTGGGGCTGTGAATTGTTgttaattacatggtgtaattacaaacagatttctttttaatttcttccttatatttctatttttatttttatcattctaatatttttttaaatatttttttattatttatatttctccTTCTTATTCTCAACATTTATTTCATGTGATTCCAtgcaattttttgtattatctaaaaaaaaattattagtataattttgttagtattaaaattaaagtagaattcgTTGTTGAATAAAGTTATGAACTTACATTTTCCTCTTAAAaacataagagtattatgttaaattttttgtttagaatttagaacttatgttttagtttcaatttcatttgttttaggaGTATTGACTCGATATTTTACATTGCAagctatttttttaagttagacttgataaaaaaaaaaattgtcaaatgttttataatttatgacaattatatttataatataaatctttttgtcaaacatgcGATGTTCATAGAAATGatgtatttttagtttttatgattagtataattaaaatatactaaatagaaaaatataaatcaattattttttataatattagtcaagaacatatgtttattaattgatatattttcaaaagttaatatatatcttaaatattcaatttaatatcatttataaaggccattatttgtctaatataaatttttaattttacataattaatttatattttaaaacttcaaTATAACCTtatgattattaaaaaatatatatatataaccttaTGATTATACTTGTGCAACCAAACAATACACTTGTAATTATGCTGTAATTACATTGTGGCAAACAAACAAGTCAACATAATTACTAGGCTGGTAATTACTACcgtagtaattacaccaattccaattacctaatggctttccaaacataccCTTGGTTTCGCCAGGAAAAAAGGTACCAATGTTCACTACCTTTTAACAACCTGGTGAAGAAAATAGAATACAACACCCTTGGCTAATTGATCAGTTTAGGTACAAAAATCATAGACCTTTGGTACTTATGCACAAACTAATTGAAAACTCTTTGATGAGTTTAGATACAAAAATCACAGGCCTTTGTTACTTGTGCACAACAATCTAATTGAAAACTCCTCATTTGACACATGACCAGTGAACAGCTAACAACCAATGTGGTGTGATTTTACAAGAACAACAAATAGTGTAAACTCAATTAGCTCCAACTCTAGGTCACATAAATTACAAAGATGTATCTTCACCTCGCTCACGGGCAATCGAAGCTGAAAGAATTGCAAGATCGCGATTCAAGAGTGTTAGTGCAGTTTCACATTCGGAGATTATTCTTGTCACGGAAGATGGCTCGCCAGCCACTGTTTCAGAGGAACCAACAGCTACAGCTGCATGTGAATCCCGAAGATTCTTCAAGTTTCCTAGGAACTGTCAAAGATGTCAAGACAAAGGAATTACTCATGTATATCCTCTTGAAGATGGCATTAGCGTATTAGAAGGCAATAAACAAGACCGAAACAACCACCACACTCAACAATGTCAAACAAAGCTAAAACAATCTCTTCCTCGTAAAAGGGATGGTCAACTAAACGACAGCCGATGTCATCGATGCTCCTACCTGCATTGGAGGTTTTATCGGCAAAGCATACAACACTAGTGAAACCTCTTTCATCCCCATAGAACTCGCTCAGATCttccaaaatttaataaaatgggCTTTCTGTTGATAAAACACTAAACTCTATCctgaacaaacatataattCATATTAAAGTACCTTCCAGAGCATCTTATATGCTTCCAATAGTCTATTGGCAGCTGGCCCAAACCCATGCAGTTGTGGTACTTCCATCATGTGGGTCCATGGACGTATTTCCTACAGTTATAACCTCAAATATGTTATGCAGAgaatatacaaacacaaaaagTTAGAAGGGACATATAAAGGCACTGAGCCAAAGGGTAAGGAAAGGAGGACTTGACGGGGGTTCCATCACAAAATAGGACTTGATGGGGGTTCCATCACAAAATACCAGCCTCTATAGTATGCAATCAATGAAGATAACCGCGGGAGTCATAATAGatgaataatgaagaaaacaaaaccttagtatagattgtgttgaaggTCCTTGCAGTGTCTAAAAAGGATTCCAAATGTCCCCGTAGTTTTGCTTCAACATCTACATATTCCTCATCTGGGTTGTATGGATGCTGTAAGAGAAGAATTAACCATAACTTCCCGTTGAACACAAAATATAACCAATTGAAGCTTATAGATACTAACTGAAACTAAATACAAGAGAAACAAAGCAGTGAGTGCTGAGAGGATTAACCTTTGATGCTAAATCATCAACCATTTCCTGAAGACTCAGAAGCCTATTTGATTGATCTGAAAGTTGCTTCTCCAAATCAGATATGTCTGGCCTGAACTTCGATTACAATAGGATCAATAGAAAGTTACTATCGGGAGAGTAAATAAAGCAGACAATATATGGTTCTTCAAGCAAGCAGGCACATATAACCTTGTTTACAAAAAGGATGATATCTCACCAAATAACTGCTGGCTAACAAGTCAGAACCGGAACAGGACCATCGCAGTAATATTGAAGGACCTCTCTATAACAGCATTCCACTATAAC contains these protein-coding regions:
- the LOC125850067 gene encoding aspartic proteinase CDR1-like, with translation MSKTMANCVTNYSFFTIFVILLSSIFQFTKAMNNVFSIDLIHRDSPNSPFYDPSLSFTERMNNSFHRSFNRSISLCSPSSSVVVASNNGEYLMRYSIGTPPVHTLGVADTGSDLTWTQCLPCKNCFKQQSRIFNPKKSSTYKPLHCSSKMCHATNFPTSCNRMKKKTCRYHVRYGDNSYSIGDLATETIRFGSSKNKRVKLKKTVIGCGHNNAGTFSGDKESGIVGLGGGKFSLISQMGSSIGGKFSYCLAPFYQQKTYIPKSKIHFGTDGFVPGDTVVTTPLARKFPATYYFLTLEGVSVGKERLDFRNVSFSYGEGNIIIDSGTVLTLFSPEIYVKLESMVKSAIKLPTVADPTGSLNLCYKSLSIDKIPIITMHFIGADLRLGPWNTFVATSDSSMCFAFAASYGGQIFGNIAQMNFLVGYDLKNKRVSFKATDCSK